Proteins encoded in a region of the Methanosphaera sp. WGK6 genome:
- a CDS encoding HAD family hydrolase, whose protein sequence is MKKICIFDFDGTLYNTMPDVAKRLDQTLKQEKFPQLTYTEYEQAVGGDINQIMDKILKNNSTPENIKKLRNTYEKLTKTIPDEASKPYPGIQELLEKIQEKNIKIAINSNRHTENIQNYTKKHLKDINFTDIKGYNPKTPSKPDPTDLLNIIEKHKIKKEDAIYIGDTQTDIKTAKNAGIDCVIVTWGQGTSNDYKNKYIIKAIDKPSQLLELIL, encoded by the coding sequence ATGAAAAAAATATGCATATTTGATTTTGATGGAACACTATACAATACAATGCCTGATGTAGCAAAAAGACTTGACCAAACACTAAAACAAGAAAAATTTCCTCAACTAACATACACAGAGTATGAACAAGCAGTAGGAGGAGATATAAATCAAATAATGGATAAAATACTAAAAAACAACAGCACACCAGAAAACATAAAAAAACTAAGAAACACCTATGAAAAACTAACAAAAACAATACCTGATGAAGCATCCAAACCATACCCTGGAATACAAGAACTCCTAGAAAAAATACAAGAAAAAAACATAAAAATAGCAATAAATTCAAATAGACATACAGAAAACATACAAAACTACACTAAAAAACACTTAAAAGATATTAACTTCACAGATATCAAAGGATACAATCCAAAAACACCATCCAAACCAGACCCAACTGACCTATTAAACATAATAGAAAAACATAAAATCAAAAAAGAAGATGCAATATACATAGGAGATACACAAACAGATATAAAAACCGCAAAAAATGCTGGAATTGATTGTGTAATAGTAACATGGGGACAAGGAACAAGTAATGACTATAAAAATAAATATATAATAAAAGCAATAGATAAACCATCCCAACTACTAGAATTAATTCTCTAA